One Cucurbita pepo subsp. pepo cultivar mu-cu-16 chromosome LG11, ASM280686v2, whole genome shotgun sequence DNA window includes the following coding sequences:
- the LOC111805560 gene encoding acetylajmalan esterase-like gives MAASTKSPSSIVLAVLLVLLSVLGCPSSKAHLLKTCMFDAIYQLGDSISDTGNLIRQNPNTPFSNLPYGETFFNKSTGRCSNGLLMIDYFALDAGLPLVNPYLNKDALTRHGVNFAVAGSTALSSQLLSQNQILSPLTNSSLNQQLYWMFSHFNSICYNQRDCNQKLRNALFLVGEIGGNDYNYALFQGKTIQEVKDMVPQVVQTIKNAVEKVISYGATRVVVPGNFPIGCLPIYLTGFQTNDTTAYDELHCLKDLNGLATYHNDQIKQAIEVLKRENPHTVIVYGDYYNALLWILRRAFTLGFDEASLQKSCCGIGGNYNFSLMKMCGVGGVSVCSNPDERVSWDGIHLTQKAYKFMAYWLIHDIFPQLHCIV, from the exons ATGGCGGCTTCCACCAAATCTCCTTCCTCTATTGTTCTTgctgttcttcttgttcttctttcagTTCTTGGCTGTCCTTCATCCAAAGCCCATCTGCTCAAAACTTGTATGTTCGACGCTATTTACCAACTCGGCGATTCAATTTCCGACACCGGAAATCTCATTCGTCAAAACCCCAACACCCCATTTTCTAATCTTCCTTACGGTGAAACGTTCTTCAACAAATCCACTGGTCGCTGCTCCAATGGTCTTCTCATGATTGATTACTTTG CTTTGGACGCTGGACTTCCCTTGGTGAACCCTTATTTGAACAAAGATGCATTGACAAGACATGGAGTGAATTTCGCAGTGGCTGGTTCTACGGCTTTGTCTTCTCAACTTCTTTCTCAAAACCAAATCTTATCTCCGCTCACCAACTCTTCTCTCAACCAACAACTTTATTGGATGTTCTCTCATTTCAACTCCATTTGCTACAATCAAAGAG ATTGCAACCAGAAattaaggaatgctttgttcttggTGGGCGAGATCGGTGGGAACGATTATAACTATGCGTTGTTCCAAGGCAAAACTATTCAAGAGGTGAAAGATATGGTGCCCCAAGTTGTTCAAACCATAAAGAATGCCGTTGAG AAAGTGATAAGCTACGGAGCTACTCGAGTTGTTGTTCCTGGAAACTTTCCAATCGGATGTTTACCTATCTATCTCACCGGATTCCAAACCAATGATACAACTGCCTACGATGAACTTCATTGTTTGAAAGATTTGAATGGCTTGGCTACTTATCACAATGATCAAATCAAGCAAGCTATTGAAGTGCTCAAGAGAGAGAATCCACACACCGTAATCGTATATGGTGACTACTATAATGCATTGTTGTGGATCCTTCGTCGTGCTTTTACCCTCG GGTTTGATGAAGCTTCTTTGCAAAAATCATGTTGCGGGATTGGAGGAAACTACAACTTCAGCCTCATGAAGATGTGCGGAGTTGGTGGAGTATCAGTTTGTTCAAATCCAGATGAACGTGTTAGTTGGGATGGAATCCATTTGACTCAAAAGGCTTACAAATTCATGGCATATTGGCTCATTCACGACATCTTTCCACAACTTCATTgcattgtttga
- the LOC111804712 gene encoding linoleate 9S-lipoxygenase 6-like, producing the protein MFGIGKNLVEGALNTTGDLAGSVINAGGNIIDRVTHLRGKKIKGKVILMRSNVLDFTEFHSSLLDNFTELLGGGVSLQLISATHTSNDSRGKVGSKAFLERWLTSLPPLFTGESVFQINFNWEDDFGFPGAFYIRNGHTSEFFLKSLTLEDVPGYGKVHFDCNSWVYPSRRYKKDRIFFANHTCLPNDTPAPLRKYREEELWNLRGDGTGERKEWDRIYDYDVYNDLADPDDGDHRPILGGSQEYPYPRRGRTGRPRARKDHNYESRLSQVMSLDIYVPKDENFGHLKMSDFLGHTLKAVSISIKPGLQSIFDVTPTEFDNFKEVDDLFQGGFPVPFNAFKTLTEDLTPPLFKALLRNDGETFLKFPTPQVVKDNKSAWSTDEEFAREMLAGVNPLVIRRLEVFPPVSKLDPKVYGNQRSTITEEHIKNDLNGLTVDEAIKQNKLYILDHHDALMPYLRRINATSTKTYATRTLLFLKDDGTLKPLVIELSLPHPQGDELGAISKLYFPAEKGVEGSIWLLAKAYVGVNDVGYHQLISHWLHTHAVLEPFIIATHRQLSVIHPIHKLLVPHYKDTMFINASARQVLINANGLIESTHFPSKYAMELSSYIYKEWTFPDQALPNNLIKRGIAVEDSNSPHGLRLLINDYPFAVDGLEIWSAIKSWVTDYCSLYYKDDKAIQNDFELQSWWTELREKGHADKKHEPWWPKMQTLSELIESCTTVIWIASALHAAVNFGQYPYGGYVLNRPTTSRRFMPEVGSAEYKELESNPEKAFLRTITSELQALIGISVIEILSKHASDEVYLGQRASIEWTSDKFALEAFEKFGKELFEVENRIMQRNQDGKLKNRSGPVNMPYTLLVPSSTEGLTAKGIPNSISI; encoded by the exons ATGTTTGGAATTGGGAAGAACCTCGTAGAGGGAGCCTTGAATACCACCGGAGACCTTGCCGGCTCCGTCATCAATGCCGGCGGTAACATCATAGACAGAGTCACCCATCTCCGGGGAAAGAAGATCAAAGGGAAAGTCATTCTTATGCGAAGCAATGTGTTGGATTTCACCGAGTTCCATTCCTCTCTTCTCGATAACTTCACGGAGCTGTTGGGCGGCGGCGTTTCTCTTCAGCTCATCAGCGCCACTCATACTT CAAATGACTCACGAGGGAAGGTCGGGAGCAAGGCGTTTTTGGAGAGGTGGCTCACTTCACTCCCCCCGCTATTCACCGGAGAATCTGTGTTTCAAATCAACTTTAATTGGGAAGATGACTTTGGATTCCCAGGAGCTTTCTACATAAGAAATGGGCATACAAGTGAGTTCTTCCTCAAGTCACTCACTCTTGAGGATGTTCCTGGCTATGGAAAGGTCCATTTCGATTGCAACTCATGGGTTTACCCTTCTCGACGATACAAGAAAGATCGTATTTTCTTCGCTAATCAT ACATGTCTTCCAAACGACACACCAGCTCCTCTTCGTAAGTATAGAGAGGAAGAGCTCTGGAATTTGAGAGGTGATGGAACGGGAGAGCGGAAGGAATGGGATAGAATCTATGACTATGATGTCTATAACGACCTTGCTGATCCTGACGATGGTGACCATCGTCCTATTCTTGGTGGTAGCCAAGAGTATCCTTACCCTCGTAGAGGAAGAACTGGAAGACCACGAGCAAGAAAAG ACCACAACTACGAGAGTCGATTGTCACAAGTGATGAGCTTAGACATCTACGTACCAAAAGACGAGAATTTCGGGCACTTGAAGATGTCGGATTTCCTTGGGCATACCTTGAAAGCAGTTTCGATATCTATCAAACCAGGGCTTCAATCCATATTTGATGTAACTCCGACCGAGTTTGACAATTTTAAGGAAGTTGATGATCTCTTTCAAGGAGGGTTTCCCGTTCCATTTAATGCGTTTAAGACTCTCACTGAGGACCTCACACCGCCTTTGTTCAAAGCTCTTCTTAGGAATGATGGTGAAACATTCCTCAAATTTCCCACTCCCCAAGTTGTCAAAG ATAACAAATCTGCATGGAGCACAGATGAAGAATTTGCAAGAGAAATGCTAGCAGGAGTCAATCCTCTAGTGATTCGTCGTCTTGAA GTTTTTCCACCGGTAAGTAAGCTTGACCCAAAAGTTTACGGGAATCAAAGAAGTACAATCACTGAAGAACACataaagaatgatttgaaCGGACTCACCGTCGATGAG gcaatcaaacaaaacaaactctACATACTAGACCACCATGATGCGTTGATGCCATATCTTAGAAGAATAAATGCAACATCCACAAAAACATATGCTACAAGGACGTTGCTCTTTTTGAAAGATGATGGGACTTTGAAGCCTTTGGTTATCGAGTTGAGCTTGCCACACCCTCAAGGAGATGAACTTGGTGCCATTAGTAAACTATACTTCCCAGCTGAAAAGGGTGTCGAAGGCTCAATTTGGCTATTGGCTAAAGCTTATGTAGGTGTAAATGATGTTGGATATCATCAACTCATCAGCCATTG GTTGCATACTCATGCAGTACTCGAACCTTTTATTATTGCAACACATCGACAATTGAGTGTGATTCATCCCATTCATAAGCTACTCGTTCCTCATTACAAAGACACCATGTTTATTAACGCATCGGCGAGACAAGTTTTGATTAATGCGAATGGTCTGATTGAATCGACCCATTTTCCATCCAAATATGCTATGGAATTGTCATCTTACATTTACAAGGAGTGGACCTTCCCCGACCAAGCACTACCCAATAATCTCATCAAGAG AGGAATAGCCGTTGAGGACTCAAATTCCCCGCATGGACTTCGACTACTAATAAATGATTATCCATTTGCTGTCGATGGGCTTGAGATTTGGTCGGCCATCAAATCATGGGTTACAgattattgttctctttacTACAAAGACGACAAGGCAATCCAAAACGACTTCGAACTCCAATCTTGGTGGACTGAGCTGCGGGAGAAAGGCCACGCTGACAAGAAACACGAACCATGGTGGCCAAAAATGCAAACTTTATCCGAGCTGATCGAGTCATGCACGACCGTCATATGGATCGCTTCAGCTCTCCATGCAGCGGTGAACTTCGGACAATACCCATATGGAGGGTATGTTCTCAATAGGCCAACTACAAGCCGCAGGTTCATGCCTGAAGTTGGCAGCGCTGAGTACAAGGAGCTTGAGTCCAATCCTGAGAAGGCCTTCCTAAGAACAATCACCTCAGAACTACAAGCACTGATTGGTATCTCAGTCATTGAAATCTTGTCAAAGCATGCTTCGGATGAGGTGTACCTTGGGCAAAGAGCTTCCATCGAGTGGACTTCGGATAAATTTGCATTGGAAGCGTTTGAGAAATTTGGGAAAGAGCTGTTTGAAGTTGAGAATAGAATTATGCAAAGGAATCAAGATGGGAAGTTGAAGAATCGATCTGGACCTGTTAACATGCCCTACACCCTACTTGTTCCATCAAGTACTGAAGGACTCACTGCCAAAGGAATTCCAAATAGCATCTCTATCTAA